A region of Streptomyces sp. NBC_01750 DNA encodes the following proteins:
- a CDS encoding acyl-CoA dehydrogenase family protein produces MAATTHTVTNQAPPLVEYDVFSADPALTEGVERHVAPEFLDEAREELETLGRTAGSAQAQEWGVQANENPPKLRTHDRYGNRIDEVEFHPAWHRLLGKAVSAGLTNAWGRPAGHVRRAAGFLVWTQAEAGHGCPVSMTHATVPALRTDPALAAEWEPRLTSQVYEEGLRPASLKAGALFGMGMTEKQGGSDVRANTTRAEPLAGDGEYLLTGHKWFCSAPMCDGFLVLAQAAGGLTCFLVPRVLDDGTRNVFRIQRLKDKLGNKSNASSEVEFDGTWARRVGDEGRGVRTIIEMVAATRLDCVIGSAALMRQSVAQAIHHSAYRSAFGGLLIDKPLMRNVLADLALESEAATTLALRLAAAYDADTDEERAFLRLAVPAAKYWVTKRCTPTVAEALECLGGNGYVEESGLPRLLRESPLNSIWEGSGNVQALDVLRALGGSPHAAGRRGREPQALNAFLQEVGKARGADHRLDGAIKDLLTELADLNGIEARARRLVERMALVLQGSLLVRWAPPEVADAFCASRLGGDWGTAFGTLPHTLDLASVVERARAVV; encoded by the coding sequence ATGGCAGCTACCACCCACACAGTGACCAACCAGGCTCCGCCCCTGGTCGAGTACGACGTATTCAGCGCCGACCCGGCGCTCACGGAGGGCGTGGAGCGACATGTCGCGCCCGAATTCCTCGACGAGGCCAGGGAGGAGCTCGAGACGCTCGGCCGCACCGCCGGCTCCGCGCAGGCCCAGGAGTGGGGGGTGCAGGCCAATGAGAACCCACCGAAACTGCGCACCCACGACCGGTACGGGAACCGGATCGACGAGGTCGAGTTCCATCCCGCCTGGCACCGGCTCCTCGGCAAGGCCGTCTCGGCCGGGCTGACCAACGCCTGGGGCCGGCCGGCCGGGCATGTGCGGCGCGCGGCCGGGTTCCTGGTGTGGACCCAGGCGGAGGCCGGGCACGGCTGTCCGGTGTCGATGACGCATGCGACGGTGCCCGCGCTGCGTACGGACCCGGCGCTGGCCGCCGAGTGGGAGCCGCGGCTGACCTCGCAGGTGTACGAGGAAGGGCTGCGGCCCGCCTCGCTCAAGGCCGGGGCCCTTTTCGGCATGGGAATGACCGAGAAGCAGGGCGGCAGCGACGTCAGGGCGAACACAACGAGGGCCGAGCCGCTGGCCGGTGACGGGGAGTATCTGCTCACCGGTCACAAATGGTTCTGCTCCGCTCCTATGTGTGACGGTTTTCTGGTACTCGCCCAGGCAGCAGGGGGTTTGACCTGCTTCCTGGTGCCCCGGGTGCTGGACGACGGGACCCGGAACGTCTTCCGGATCCAGCGCCTCAAGGACAAGCTCGGCAACAAGTCCAACGCGTCGAGCGAGGTCGAGTTCGACGGGACATGGGCGCGCCGGGTCGGCGACGAGGGGCGCGGGGTGCGCACCATCATCGAGATGGTGGCGGCGACCCGGCTCGACTGTGTCATCGGGTCGGCCGCGCTGATGCGGCAGTCGGTGGCACAGGCGATCCACCACTCCGCGTACCGCAGCGCGTTCGGCGGGCTGCTCATCGACAAGCCCCTGATGCGCAACGTACTGGCGGATCTGGCGCTGGAGTCGGAGGCCGCGACGACGCTGGCGCTGCGGCTCGCCGCCGCCTACGACGCCGATACGGACGAGGAACGGGCCTTCCTGCGGCTCGCGGTTCCCGCCGCCAAGTACTGGGTGACCAAGCGCTGCACGCCGACGGTGGCGGAGGCGCTCGAGTGCCTGGGCGGCAATGGCTACGTCGAGGAGTCGGGGCTGCCGCGGCTGCTGCGGGAGTCGCCGCTGAACTCGATCTGGGAGGGCTCGGGCAACGTACAGGCGCTGGATGTCCTGCGGGCGCTCGGGGGGTCCCCCCACGCCGCAGGGCGTAGGGGGAGGGAGCCGCAGGCCCTCAACGCCTTCCTGCAGGAGGTCGGCAAGGCACGCGGCGCCGACCACCGGCTGGACGGGGCGATCAAGGACCTGCTGACCGAGCTGGCCGATCTGAACGGGATCGAGGCGAGGGCGCGGCGGCTGGTGGAGCGGATGGCCCTGGTGCTGCAAGGATCGCTGCTGGTGCGGTGGGCACCGCCGGAGGTGGCGGACGCGTTCTGCGCCTCACGGCTCGGCGGGGACTGGGGCACGGCCTTCGGCACGCTGCCGCACACGCTCGATCTGGCGTCGGTCGTCGAGCGGGCGCGAGCCGTGGTC
- a CDS encoding YihY/virulence factor BrkB family protein: protein MQAANETPERPSGRLHRARVLYRNVSKRKMAWLLLKDTVNSCIEYRILGLAAEAAFFTLLSLPPLLLGLIGLLGYVDDWTDTTTVASIEKNILSAAGTVLSDRGVNQIAKPLLEDVTHGGRPDIISIGFAIALWSGSRAVNVFIDTITVMYGLDGQRGIVATRLLAFLLYIVALLIGAVVLPLAVVGPDRVVEFIPWGTEVVSVLYWPVVSLLSIAFLTTLYHVSVPVRSPWIEDVPGALVALGMWVLGSFLLRIYLTSTVEGPTIYGSLAAPIAVLLWIGLTAFAVLVGAAVNAAIDRVWPSVATAAARAANERMRAVNAAELLARAEAAQIYVEGESEDEDDGAMPSEFPERWSRFLPLDDVKSRLHTTRDNGRESRESSRDKKTGEQRKP, encoded by the coding sequence GTGCAGGCAGCAAATGAAACACCCGAGCGGCCATCGGGCCGACTCCACCGGGCCCGAGTCCTCTACCGCAACGTCTCCAAGCGGAAGATGGCATGGTTGCTGCTGAAAGACACGGTCAACTCGTGCATCGAGTACCGCATCCTGGGTCTCGCGGCCGAGGCGGCGTTCTTCACGCTGCTGTCCCTGCCGCCGCTGCTGCTCGGTCTGATCGGTCTCCTCGGTTATGTGGACGACTGGACCGATACCACCACCGTCGCCTCCATCGAGAAGAACATCCTGAGCGCGGCCGGCACGGTACTGTCGGACCGGGGCGTCAACCAGATCGCCAAGCCCCTGCTGGAGGACGTCACCCACGGCGGCCGGCCCGACATCATCTCCATCGGCTTCGCCATCGCACTCTGGTCCGGTTCGCGGGCGGTCAATGTCTTCATCGACACGATCACCGTGATGTACGGCCTCGACGGTCAGCGCGGCATCGTCGCCACCCGGCTGCTGGCCTTCCTGCTCTACATCGTGGCCCTGCTGATCGGCGCGGTGGTACTGCCGCTGGCGGTGGTCGGCCCCGACCGGGTGGTGGAGTTCATTCCGTGGGGCACGGAAGTCGTCAGCGTCCTGTACTGGCCGGTGGTCAGCCTGCTCTCGATCGCCTTCCTCACCACGCTCTACCACGTGTCCGTCCCGGTGCGCTCACCGTGGATCGAGGACGTCCCGGGCGCGCTGGTGGCGCTCGGGATGTGGGTGCTGGGCTCCTTCCTGCTGCGTATCTACCTCACCAGCACGGTCGAGGGCCCGACGATCTACGGCTCACTTGCCGCGCCCATCGCCGTCCTGCTGTGGATCGGCCTGACCGCCTTCGCGGTCCTGGTGGGCGCCGCGGTCAACGCCGCCATCGACCGGGTCTGGCCGTCGGTCGCCACGGCCGCGGCCCGCGCGGCCAACGAGCGCATGCGCGCGGTCAACGCCGCGGAGCTGCTCGCCCGGGCGGAGGCGGCCCAGATCTACGTGGAGGGCGAGAGCGAGGACGAGGACGACGGAGCCATGCCATCGGAATTCCCGGAGCGGTGGTCGCGGTTCCTGCCGCTGGACGATGTGAAGTCGCGGCTGCACACGACCCGGGACAACGGCCGTGAAAGCCGCGAGAGCAGCCGCGACAAGAAAACCGGGGAGCAGCGGAAGCCCTGA
- a CDS encoding DUF6597 domain-containing transcriptional factor — protein MYEEWASRLEGAVVWTRTVEPGAGAVHPVLPDGCMDLLWFEGRLLVAGPDTHAHTPRSGLGTRCAGVRFAPGTAPAFFGVPAYELRDRRVALADVWGGAEARRLTARVDAAADPVAELEAVALRRADGALSPDPLLGEVVRRLEAGGTVAGAADAVGLGARQLHRRSLDAFGYGPKTLARVLRLQRALTFVREGVPYAEAALGAGCADQAHLAREMRDLAGITLGAYSALANSETPQPSGSRITA, from the coding sequence GTGTACGAGGAATGGGCGTCGCGGCTCGAAGGAGCCGTCGTCTGGACGCGGACCGTGGAGCCCGGCGCCGGTGCGGTCCACCCCGTGCTCCCAGACGGCTGCATGGACCTGCTCTGGTTCGAGGGCCGGCTCCTCGTAGCCGGACCCGACACCCACGCCCACACCCCCAGGAGCGGCCTGGGCACCCGGTGCGCGGGGGTGCGCTTCGCGCCGGGGACCGCGCCCGCGTTCTTCGGCGTACCGGCGTACGAGCTGCGCGACCGGCGGGTGGCCCTCGCCGATGTGTGGGGCGGGGCCGAGGCGCGCCGGCTCACCGCGCGGGTCGACGCGGCCGCGGACCCGGTGGCCGAGCTGGAGGCCGTGGCGCTGCGGCGGGCGGACGGCGCCCTGTCGCCGGACCCGCTGCTGGGCGAGGTGGTGCGCCGCCTGGAGGCGGGCGGCACGGTTGCCGGGGCGGCGGACGCGGTAGGTCTGGGTGCCCGGCAGCTCCACCGTCGCTCGCTGGACGCCTTCGGATACGGGCCCAAGACACTGGCCCGGGTGCTGCGGCTGCAGCGGGCGCTGACGTTCGTACGGGAGGGCGTGCCGTACGCCGAGGCGGCACTCGGCGCGGGCTGTGCCGACCAGGCGCACCTCGCACGCGAGATGCGCGACCTGGCCGGAATCACCCTCGGCGCCTATTCGGCGCTGGCGAACAGCGAGACACCGCAGCCGTCGGGGTCGAGGATCACCGCGTAA
- a CDS encoding VOC family protein: MTPRLDAIGLVTSDMAASLAFYRRLGLDIPADADTAPHAEATLPSGLRVLWDTEETIRSFDPEWTRPQGGGERLGLAFACRSPAEVDAVHAELIEAGYQGHLKPWDAFWGQRYAVILDPDGCGVSLFASAE, translated from the coding sequence ATGACTCCACGACTCGACGCGATCGGCCTCGTCACCTCCGACATGGCCGCCTCGCTCGCCTTCTACCGCCGCCTCGGCCTGGACATCCCCGCCGACGCCGACACCGCGCCCCACGCCGAGGCGACGCTGCCCAGCGGGCTGCGCGTGCTCTGGGACACCGAGGAGACCATCCGTTCCTTCGACCCCGAGTGGACCCGGCCGCAGGGCGGCGGCGAACGGCTCGGGCTCGCCTTCGCCTGCCGGAGCCCCGCCGAGGTGGACGCTGTCCACGCCGAGCTGATCGAGGCGGGTTATCAGGGGCACCTCAAGCCCTGGGATGCCTTCTGGGGGCAGCGTTACGCGGTGATCCTCGACCCCGACGGCTGCGGTGTCTCGCTGTTCGCCAGCGCCGAATAG
- a CDS encoding response regulator transcription factor codes for MHNILVVDDDPTVAEVVSGYLERAGFTVDRAADGPQALRLAAGRRPDLVVLDLMLPGMDGLEVCRRLRAGESAAVPVIMLTARGDEDDRILGLEIGADDYVTKPFSPRELVLRVESVLRRGAAAGERRAGPGPAAAGIVLDPAARRATKDGHELALTLREFDLLAHLMRHPGEAIGRERLMQDVWGWEFGDLSTVTVHVRRLRGKIEDDPARPRLIQTVWGVGYRFDVPGDGDVSKDVPPYGPPDGPPSQLPREEA; via the coding sequence ATGCACAACATTCTTGTCGTCGACGACGATCCGACCGTCGCCGAGGTCGTCAGCGGCTATCTGGAGCGCGCGGGCTTCACCGTGGACCGGGCCGCCGACGGGCCGCAGGCGCTGCGGCTTGCCGCCGGACGGCGGCCGGACCTGGTGGTCCTCGATCTGATGCTGCCGGGTATGGACGGGCTGGAGGTGTGCCGCCGGCTGCGGGCCGGTGAGTCGGCCGCCGTACCCGTGATCATGCTGACGGCGCGCGGCGACGAGGACGACCGGATCCTGGGGCTCGAGATAGGGGCGGACGACTATGTGACCAAGCCGTTCAGCCCGCGCGAGCTGGTGTTGCGGGTGGAGTCCGTACTCCGCAGAGGCGCCGCGGCGGGGGAGCGGCGGGCCGGGCCGGGGCCGGCGGCCGCGGGCATCGTCCTCGACCCGGCCGCCCGCAGAGCCACCAAGGACGGCCACGAACTGGCGCTGACCCTGCGGGAGTTCGACCTGCTCGCGCATCTGATGCGGCACCCGGGAGAGGCGATCGGCCGGGAACGGCTGATGCAGGACGTGTGGGGCTGGGAGTTCGGCGATCTGTCCACTGTCACGGTTCATGTGCGCCGGCTGCGCGGCAAGATCGAGGACGATCCCGCCAGGCCGCGTCTGATCCAGACGGTGTGGGGAGTGGGCTACCGCTTCGATGTGCCGGGTGACGGGGACGTATCGAAGGACGTACCGCCGTATGGGCCGCCGGACGGACCGCCTTCTCAGCTGCCACGGGAAGAGGCCTGA
- a CDS encoding sensor histidine kinase — MRDMLLIALFAFLGAAAVGVLGAVALRALRHRSVAVSLTVVAAVAVTAMLAGTLAVAQAMFLSAHDLTVVTTVVAMAAVVSLATALLLGRWVVARSRELALAARSFGDGGSFAAPDGASTAELAALSRELAATSDRLAASRERERALETSRRELVAWISHDLRTPLAGLRAMSEALEDGVVQDPERYFRQIRTEVDRLNSMVGDLFELSRIHAGTLALTPTRMSVYDLIGEALAGADPLAREHGVRLVGDGVESVPVEVDGKEMTRVLANLLVNAIRRTPADGTVAVAAERREAWVVLSVTDGCGGIPEEDLPRVFDTGWRGTQARTPPAGAGLGLAIVRGIVEAHAGHADVRNVTGGCRFEVTLPAAAAPLG, encoded by the coding sequence GTGCGGGACATGCTCCTGATCGCTCTCTTCGCCTTCCTCGGGGCCGCTGCCGTCGGCGTGCTCGGAGCCGTGGCCCTGCGTGCGCTGCGCCACCGGTCCGTCGCCGTCTCCCTCACGGTCGTCGCCGCAGTCGCGGTCACCGCGATGCTCGCCGGGACCCTCGCCGTCGCCCAGGCGATGTTCCTGTCCGCGCACGACCTCACCGTCGTTACCACGGTCGTCGCGATGGCGGCGGTCGTCTCGCTCGCCACCGCGCTGCTGCTCGGCCGCTGGGTCGTCGCCCGCAGCCGCGAACTCGCCCTGGCGGCACGCTCGTTCGGCGATGGAGGCTCCTTCGCCGCACCTGACGGCGCCTCCACCGCGGAACTGGCCGCACTGAGCCGGGAACTCGCTGCCACCAGCGACCGGCTCGCCGCATCCCGCGAGCGTGAACGCGCCCTGGAAACCTCCCGCCGCGAGCTCGTCGCCTGGATCTCCCACGACCTGCGCACCCCGCTGGCCGGGCTGCGCGCCATGTCCGAAGCGCTGGAGGACGGTGTCGTACAGGATCCGGAGCGCTACTTCCGCCAGATCCGTACCGAGGTCGACCGGCTCAACTCCATGGTCGGCGACCTCTTCGAGCTGTCCCGTATCCACGCGGGCACGCTGGCCCTCACCCCCACCAGGATGTCGGTGTACGACCTGATCGGCGAAGCGCTCGCCGGCGCGGACCCGCTCGCGCGCGAGCACGGCGTACGTCTCGTCGGCGACGGTGTCGAGTCCGTCCCGGTCGAGGTGGACGGTAAGGAGATGACCCGCGTACTGGCGAACCTCCTGGTCAACGCGATCCGCCGGACCCCTGCCGACGGCACGGTCGCCGTCGCTGCCGAACGCAGGGAGGCGTGGGTGGTCCTCTCCGTCACGGACGGCTGCGGCGGCATTCCCGAGGAGGACCTCCCGCGCGTCTTCGACACCGGCTGGCGCGGCACCCAGGCCCGTACGCCCCCGGCCGGTGCCGGTCTCGGCCTCGCGATCGTCCGCGGGATCGTCGAGGCGCACGCCGGCCACGCCGACGTACGCAATGTGACGGGCGGCTGCCGCTTCGAGGTGACGCTGCCCGCCGCCGCGGCCCCGCTCGGTTGA
- a CDS encoding ABC transporter substrate-binding protein — protein sequence MARQTDWEFLDDRGRSATAARTPTRLVAYIQAGATLFDHGIRPVGLFGSHHDGETADPAKAGTLPLEDIAYLGSGTRVGAEAVLDAEPDLVVGVGYGSDQLYGLDPDTAKHIEEQVPVVVCDVGQGRSLADVRDRFTALARSLGAERNPSGAAELDRAEGRLRALAADTAHLTILALSPGTPESVHLARPRAWPDLRTLVECGIGLVEPERGPGANWSTVDWTVAASLEPDIVLADVRANALPVGELGGIEEWQAGAGRARIVPWNPEAPCSHRAHARFIDTVAEAVRASAASGS from the coding sequence ATGGCGCGACAGACGGATTGGGAATTCCTGGACGATCGCGGCCGCTCGGCGACGGCGGCGCGAACGCCGACGAGGCTGGTCGCCTACATCCAGGCCGGAGCGACACTGTTCGACCACGGCATACGGCCGGTGGGCCTCTTCGGATCCCACCACGACGGCGAAACCGCCGACCCGGCGAAGGCCGGCACGCTGCCGCTCGAGGACATCGCCTACCTCGGATCGGGCACCCGCGTCGGCGCGGAGGCGGTCCTGGACGCGGAGCCCGACCTGGTGGTCGGCGTCGGCTACGGCTCCGACCAGCTCTACGGCCTGGATCCGGACACGGCGAAGCACATCGAGGAACAGGTGCCCGTGGTGGTGTGCGACGTCGGCCAGGGGCGTTCGCTGGCTGATGTACGGGACCGGTTCACGGCGCTCGCCCGGTCGCTCGGAGCAGAGCGGAACCCGTCGGGGGCGGCGGAACTCGACCGAGCGGAAGGCCGGCTGCGCGCGCTGGCGGCCGATACCGCTCACTTGACGATCCTGGCTCTGTCGCCCGGCACGCCGGAGAGCGTCCATCTCGCCAGGCCACGGGCGTGGCCGGATCTCCGGACGCTGGTGGAGTGCGGCATCGGCCTGGTGGAGCCCGAGCGGGGCCCGGGGGCCAACTGGTCCACCGTCGACTGGACGGTGGCCGCGTCACTGGAGCCGGACATCGTCCTGGCGGACGTACGGGCCAATGCCCTGCCGGTCGGTGAACTCGGGGGTATCGAGGAGTGGCAGGCAGGCGCGGGCAGGGCCCGGATCGTGCCGTGGAACCCTGAGGCTCCCTGCAGCCATCGGGCGCACGCGCGCTTCATCGACACCGTGGCGGAGGCGGTGCGGGCGTCCGCCGCGTCCGGCAGCTGA
- a CDS encoding CbtA family protein — protein MNSISVRALLVRGMLAGLIAGVFALVVAYLLGESPVDSAIAFEEAHSHEHGGEELVSRAMQSTGGLATGVLIFGIAIGGIAALAFCIALGRIGRFGPRATAALVSLGALLAVYVVPFLKYPPNPPAVGDPETIGKRTTVYFLMIVLSVLLAVAAVILGKRLAPRLGNWNATVAASAAFVVAAGLAFAFLPSFNEVPKDFPATVVWEFRLATLAIQVTLWTLFGLVFGHLAERLLVPSADRATATGSSTASRTASAAG, from the coding sequence ATGAACTCCATCTCTGTCAGAGCTCTGCTCGTCCGCGGCATGCTCGCCGGCCTCATTGCCGGTGTCTTCGCCCTGGTCGTGGCCTATCTGCTCGGTGAGTCCCCGGTGGACTCCGCCATTGCGTTCGAGGAAGCACACAGTCATGAGCACGGCGGCGAGGAACTCGTCAGCCGCGCCATGCAGTCGACGGGCGGCCTCGCCACCGGTGTGCTGATCTTCGGCATTGCGATCGGCGGCATCGCCGCCCTCGCCTTCTGTATCGCGCTCGGCCGCATCGGCCGGTTCGGCCCGCGTGCCACGGCCGCCCTGGTCTCCCTGGGCGCGCTGCTGGCCGTGTACGTCGTGCCGTTTCTCAAGTACCCGCCGAACCCGCCGGCCGTCGGTGACCCCGAAACGATCGGCAAACGCACCACGGTGTACTTCCTGATGATCGTGCTCAGCGTGCTGCTCGCTGTCGCGGCGGTGATCCTCGGGAAGCGGCTCGCTCCCCGGCTGGGCAACTGGAACGCGACCGTCGCCGCCTCGGCCGCCTTCGTCGTGGCTGCCGGGCTCGCATTCGCCTTCCTGCCCTCGTTCAACGAGGTGCCCAAGGACTTCCCGGCCACGGTGGTGTGGGAGTTCCGACTGGCCACGCTCGCCATCCAGGTCACCCTCTGGACGTTGTTCGGGCTGGTCTTCGGTCACCTCGCGGAGCGCCTCCTGGTGCCGAGTGCGGACCGGGCGACGGCCACGGGAAGCAGCACGGCCTCGCGGACAGCCTCCGCCGCGGGCTGA
- a CDS encoding CbtB domain-containing protein produces MAQSAAPAAAPAITPISLKEIAPWALFFGVLMLVLLYFVGAEQGATSLISGENVHEWVHDGRHLLGFPCH; encoded by the coding sequence ATGGCACAGTCTGCTGCGCCCGCCGCCGCACCGGCCATCACCCCCATATCACTGAAGGAAATCGCCCCGTGGGCGCTCTTCTTCGGCGTTCTGATGCTCGTCCTGCTCTACTTCGTCGGCGCCGAACAGGGCGCCACCTCACTCATCTCCGGTGAAAACGTGCATGAGTGGGTCCACGACGGACGCCATCTGCTCGGCTTCCCCTGCCACTGA
- a CDS encoding histidine phosphatase family protein, which translates to MTVRVMLVSPATSAALRGARFDGDVPLDEAGVRAARAAAGALPGAGRRVSGPSARCRETAEALGLRAEPELRLGDWDMGRWRGRTLEEVSVSEPEAVSAWLTDPSAAPHGGESLLALCARVGGWLESLSADGRVLAVTEPAVARAAIVHALALPAEAFWRLDVAPLTLTELSGRAGRWNLRCGRPLAAHAG; encoded by the coding sequence ATGACGGTACGGGTGATGTTGGTCTCACCGGCGACGAGTGCCGCACTGCGCGGAGCGCGCTTCGACGGGGACGTACCCCTGGACGAGGCCGGTGTCCGCGCCGCCCGTGCCGCCGCCGGTGCGCTGCCGGGCGCCGGCCGGCGGGTGAGCGGCCCGTCCGCGCGCTGCCGTGAGACGGCCGAGGCGCTGGGTCTGCGGGCCGAGCCAGAACTGCGGCTCGGGGACTGGGACATGGGCCGCTGGCGCGGACGCACGCTGGAGGAAGTGAGCGTGAGCGAGCCGGAGGCGGTGTCGGCGTGGCTGACCGATCCTTCGGCCGCCCCGCACGGGGGCGAGTCGCTGCTGGCTCTGTGCGCCCGGGTCGGCGGCTGGCTCGAGTCGCTGTCGGCCGACGGGCGCGTGCTGGCGGTCACCGAGCCCGCGGTGGCGCGTGCGGCGATCGTGCACGCGCTGGCGCTGCCGGCGGAGGCGTTCTGGCGGCTGGACGTCGCGCCGCTCACCCTGACCGAGCTCAGCGGACGGGCCGGGCGCTGGAATCTGCGCTGCGGACGGCCCTTGGCGGCGCACGCGGGCTGA
- a CDS encoding DUF1775 domain-containing protein encodes MSTFPLPSAVRRTALVAAVAFGAVLAVAGPAAAHVEVTASDDRALAKDVTLTFASEAESDTAGIAKLQIVLPEGIAPDAVKLKKAPDGWKLTPGEGGYTIGGKALATGTDVVHSITVTQLPDVKSLVFKTVETYGDGKVDRWIEVPKGGQEPENPAPMLNLKPAAPGSTPIAAGPGPTPSTLPGTASPSPSVSEQQQPTAKKKDDGGGGGLVVAVAAVVVVIAAGAGLWWFKRRPGAAAA; translated from the coding sequence ATGAGTACCTTCCCCCTGCCTTCCGCAGTCCGGCGGACGGCGCTTGTCGCCGCCGTGGCCTTCGGCGCGGTGCTCGCCGTGGCCGGTCCGGCCGCCGCCCACGTCGAAGTGACCGCCTCCGACGACCGGGCCCTGGCGAAGGACGTGACGCTGACGTTCGCGTCCGAGGCGGAATCGGACACCGCAGGCATCGCGAAACTGCAGATCGTCCTGCCCGAAGGCATCGCGCCGGATGCTGTGAAGCTGAAGAAGGCGCCCGACGGCTGGAAGCTCACGCCGGGCGAAGGCGGCTACACCATCGGCGGCAAGGCGCTGGCCACCGGCACGGACGTGGTCCACAGCATCACGGTGACACAGCTGCCGGACGTGAAGTCACTGGTGTTCAAGACCGTGGAGACGTACGGCGACGGAAAGGTCGACCGCTGGATCGAAGTGCCCAAGGGCGGCCAGGAGCCGGAGAATCCGGCGCCGATGCTCAACCTGAAGCCGGCCGCGCCGGGCTCGACCCCGATCGCTGCGGGCCCGGGTCCCACTCCCAGCACCCTGCCGGGCACGGCCTCGCCCTCACCGTCGGTCTCAGAGCAGCAGCAACCGACGGCGAAGAAGAAGGACGACGGCGGAGGCGGCGGGCTCGTCGTCGCGGTCGCCGCCGTCGTGGTGGTGATCGCCGCGGGCGCCGGCCTGTGGTGGTTCAAGCGCCGCCCGGGCGCCGCAGCCGCCTGA